The genomic window ACGGGCACGAAGAGTTCCCCCGGACAGACCCCGCCGTCATCTGCCTCGTGCACGACGGCGGCGACCGCGTGCTGCTGGCCCGGGCGCCCGCATGGCCCGAGCGTCGGTTCTCCGTACTGGCAGGATTCGTCGAGGCGGGGGAGTCACTCGAGACCTGCGTGGTGCGTGAAATTCAGGAAGAAGTCGGACTGACGGTGTCCGACATCACATACCTGGGGAGTCAGCCGTGGCCGTTCCCCCGTTCGGTGATGATCGGCTTCTCAGCGGTGGCCGACCCCGACGTACCGCTTCGATTCCTCGACGGAGAGATTGCCGAGGCCCATTGGTTCGACCGTGAGGAAGTCCGTGGCGCTCTCGAACTCGGCGATTGGGCCGCCGATTCGGACTCGCGGCTGTTGCTACCCGGATCGATCTCGATCGCACGAGGCATGCTGGAAGCCTGGGCCGCGAGCGGCGACTGAAAGAGGTCAGAGTCCGAGCGAGCGCTTCACGGCGGCGAGCGTCGGGTTCGTCGCAGTCGAGCCGTCCGCAAAAAGGACCGTCGGGACGATGTGATTTCCGTTGTTGACGCTACCGACGAACTCCGCCGACTTCGGATCCTGCTCGATATCGATCTCGGCGTACTCGATACCAGCCTCGTCGAGCTGGGTCTTGAGCCTGCGGCAGTACCCGCACCACGTGGTGGAGTAGACGGTCAACGCCGCGGCGTTGTCGGATGCGGTGTTCTCGGTTGTGGTCACGCAACGATTCAACACGGCATCAGGATCGGTTGTTCCAGTACCCACCGGCCGTGCCGCCGAATATCGGTCTCGCCCGACTTCGATCGGGTGCTGTCGGGGTCTCCTGACATGATGGACGCCATGTCTGTGGATTCGATGATCGCCGGGTTGGATCCCGAACAGTCGGCTGCCGTGGCAGCCCCCCGCGGGCCAGTGTGTGTACTCGCCGGCGCCGGCACCGGCAAGACACGCACGATCACGCGGCGAATCGCCCACCTCGTGTCCGCTGGCCACGTGTCGGCCGGCCAGGTGCTCGCGGTGACCTTCACGGCGCGCGCGGCGGGTGAGATGCGTGGCCGCTTGCGGGAGCTCGGGGTGGGCGGAGACGGTCCGCCGGTTCAGGCCCGCACGTTTCACGCTGCCGCGCTTCGTCAGCTCAAGTACTTCTGGCCTCAGGTCGTCGGCGACACCGGTTGGCAGTTGCTCGACCGCAAGTTCGCGTTGGTGAGCCAGGCAGCGCACCGAGCCGGTGTCTCGACGTCGACCGATGCGGTGCGCGATCTCGCCGGCGAGATCGAATGGGCCAAGGGCTCCCTGATCGCTCCCGAGGACTACCCGGCAATCGCTGCGAAGCTACGGCGAGAAGTTCCCATGGACGCAGCGAAGGTCTCGTCGGTCTATGCAGGATACGAGGATCTCAAATCGCACGGCGGCGACGGCATGCTGCTCGACTTCGACGACCTGTTGTTGCACACAGCCGCTGCACTGGAAGAGAATTCCGCAGTCGCACAGGAGTTCCGTGAGCGGTATCGCTGCTTCGTAGTCGACGAATACCAGGACGTCACACCGTTGCAACAGCGGGTTCTCGATGCCTGGCTGGGCGAGAGGGACGATCTGACCGTCGTGGGGGACGCGAATCAGACGATCTACTCCTTCACCGGCGCGACGCCGCGTTATCTGCTCGATTTCTCTCGCCGTTTCCCCGACGCCACCGTCGTCCGGCTCGAACGCGACTATCGGTCGACGCCCGAGGTTGTGTCGCTGGCAAACCGGGTGATCGGCGCAGCCCGAGGACGTATCGCGGGCACCAGATTGCAGCTCATCGGCCAGCGGCCGGCGGGACCGGAGCCCGAGTTCTCCGAGTACGACGACGAACCGGCCGAGGCCGACGGCGTTGCGCGGGCAATCAAGCGGTTGATCTCGAAGGGTGTCGCGCCGGCCGAGATTGCGGTGCTCTACCGGATCAACGCGCAATCGGAAGTGCACGAGCAAGCGCTGACGGAACTACAGATTCCCTATCAGGTGCGAGGTGGCGAGGGGTTCTTCAACAGACCCGAGGTGCGGCAAGGTATCTCGGCGCTGCGGAGCGCGTCGGGGCGCGATGATCTCCCCGAAGAGTCGACGGTGGGGCAAGGGCTTCCGTCGTTGGTGAGGGCCGTTCTGGCGCCGCTCGGTTTGACTGCGACCGAGCCGACCGGCGCGCAGGCGCGCGAGAAGTGGGCGTCGTTGGGCGGTCTCGTTCAGGTCGCCGAGGAGTTGGTCGCCCAGGACCCCGATCTGAACCTGGACCGTTTGCTCGGCGAGTTGGCCGCCCGGGCAGAGGCTCGTCACCCACCTGTCGTGCAGGGTGTGACGTTGGCGTCGCTCCACGCGGCAAAGGGATTGGAATGGGACGCGGTGTTCATCGTCGGCCTCGTCGACGGAACACTTCCGATTTCCCACGCCCTCGGCAACGATCCCAGTGCCAACAACGACGCTGCCATCGAGGAGGAGCGGCGTCTGTTGTACGTCGGTGTCACCCGTGCGCGGGAGCACCTGCACCTGTCCTGGGCTCTCGCGCGCAACGAAGGCGGACGCAAGTCCAGGCGGCGGTCGAGATTTCTCGGCGGTCTGATACCCGAGGACTCGCCCGCGTCGCGCATCGCAGCACCCACGACGAAGAAGTCCGGGCCGAAATGCAGACTGTGCGGCAAAGCGCTGCTCGGTACTGCGGCGACGATGCTGGGACGGTGTGAGAGCCACCCCAGTGACGTCGACATCGCGCTGCTCGACGCATTGAAGGCATGGCGTCTCGACATGTCGCGCGAGTTGAAGGTTCCGGCCTACGTGGTTTTCAGTGATATGACACTGACCGCTATTGCCGAACAGCAGCCGCAAGACGAGCGCGGGCTTGTCGCGATCCCTGGTATCGGGGCGAAGAAGCTCGAACGCTTCGGCGAGGACGTGCTGGCAGTAGTACGAGAGTCGTCGAGCGCCTGAGTCTTCCGAATATCCCCAGGTAGAAAATAACTTGTGCGGTTCGGACCGTCGGGTTTAGTCTGTTTTCACCGCCCGCGGGAGACCGCGAGCACACGAGACACTGTCCGCAGATCGCTATCGAAAAGGAGGTGGAGAGAAATGAAGAATTCAATCTTCAGCGCTACGTCGGTGAATATCGCCGCGTTCAACGCTGCTGTGCCCATGAGCTATGCAGCCGACGTGTCGGCTGTACGGATCGGCGGCGTCTCCGCCTCCCTCCCCGCCGGCTCGCTCGGCTCCGCGGGAGCTGTCGCTGCTTCGGCCGCCCTGGTCGGCGCGGAAGCGATGACGGCGGTCACGCCTGCAGCACAGACGGCTGCAGCGTTGTTCGCAGCACAGCCCTTCGCAGCACAGCCCTTTGCAGCACAGTGGTCCGCCGCGACCAATCCAGCAGCACGTCATCGCCGCGCACCAGCGATGTCCGTGATCGAGAATCGATATCGAGAACACTCTCGATAGATCCTCGACTCGCCTCCAAGGCCACGGACCCGCTCACGCGGACCGTGGCCTTTTTCGTTCGATGAGTCCCCTCGGATTCGAACGTTTCGGTCCCACTTGGTTCGCAGAATCACCGCAAAACCGTAAACACGCCGAAACGAAAAGTAGAGGAGACCGACGTGTCAACCGCCACGATCCGGACGACATGCCGATACGAAACGCAATCCGATGTCGACACCACAGTGTCCGCACCGAACGATGCTCCAGGGAGCGAAATGAAGAACTCGGCAGGCGAAGTGCCGTGCCGCATAGCTGATCCCGATCTGTGGTTCGCCGACAGTCCGGGTGAACTCGAGCGGGCGAAGGCACTGTGTGCTCAGTGCCCCGTCCGACGGATCTGCCTGAGCGCGGCACTCGACCGCGCCGAACCGTGGGGCGTGTGGGGCGGCGAAATTCTCGACCAAGGAGTCGTGATCGCGCGCAAACGCCCGCGTGGACGTCCTCGTAAGCAACAGCAGGTCGCGTAGAAGGTGGTGCCCGATTTCTCAGCCGAGGTCGATCAGACCTCGGCTGAGAATCCGGGCATCCACTCCGTCAGAATGGCCATGTACGGCGCGTATGCGTCGAGTTGGGCACAGATGCCGACGAGGCCGCCCAATACACGGAATATCATCACGTACTCCGCTGGCATGTTCAGTGCGCGTACGGTCCGGAACTGTGCGCTGTCGAACTCGGCGGCCGTGCCCGCGGCCTTCTGCAGCCAGGCACGGGTGAAGTGAAACGACTCGGATCGGATCGGATCGGTGAACGGGCGAAGGTAGTCCGCGATCTCCTGTGCCGTGACTGTCCGCCCGGGTATGACAAACCCGTTGCTGGTGCACAATTCGACCAAGTCGTCGAATTGCTCGTCGCGCGCGAGCCTGACCATACGACCGAGAACCGGCGGGAGTCCATGCGGCATCGGAGCGGTTGCGCCGAAGTCGATGACGCCGAGGCGGCCGTCGGGCAAGATCATGAAATTGCCCGGATGAGGGTCGGCATGCAGAAACCCAGCGCGAGCGGGAGCTTCGAATGCAAAGCGCACCAATAGTTCCCCGGCGGCGTTGCGCTCCTCGGCGGTCCCGTCGGCGATCGCCGCGGACAGCGGCCGACCGTTCATCCACTCGGTGACGAGAACTTTCGGTGCACTGGCGACCACACGTGGAACGGAGTACTTGGGGTCGTTCTCGAAGGCAGTTGCGAACGCACGTTGGCTTGCGGCTTCGATGCGG from Rhodococcus sp. P1Y includes these protein-coding regions:
- a CDS encoding WhiB family transcriptional regulator — protein: MKNSAGEVPCRIADPDLWFADSPGELERAKALCAQCPVRRICLSAALDRAEPWGVWGGEILDQGVVIARKRPRGRPRKQQQVA
- the nudC gene encoding NAD(+) diphosphatase — encoded protein: MPRFELASPPLLSRSPLNRAEELRKDPDALRAGWPDAKVLQVDHRGRLQVGPDGLTFTPATDLGAEPAVDAVFLGIDDGHHLWAKRVGALTGELGDLRTIGETLDETQLSILTSALAILNWHASASFSALDGAATTPSSAGWSRTSTSNGHEEFPRTDPAVICLVHDGGDRVLLARAPAWPERRFSVLAGFVEAGESLETCVVREIQEEVGLTVSDITYLGSQPWPFPRSVMIGFSAVADPDVPLRFLDGEIAEAHWFDREEVRGALELGDWAADSDSRLLLPGSISIARGMLEAWAASGD
- a CDS encoding ABC1 kinase family protein; translation: MPDIPRRSSARTAKLARIPIGIAGRAAVGFGKKLAGGNRSEIDSELAAKAAEQLFSVLGELKGGAMKFGQALSVMEAAVPEEFAEPYREALTKLQADAPPLPAAKVHRVLDRQLGTAWRSRFDSFEDTPVASASIGQVHRAVWSDGRDVAVKVQYPGADDALRADLKTMSRFANTFSAIFTGADVKPVLDELIARTEDELDYRIEAASQRAFATAFENDPKYSVPRVVASAPKVLVTEWMNGRPLSAAIADGTAEERNAAGELLVRFAFEAPARAGFLHADPHPGNFMILPDGRLGVIDFGATAPMPHGLPPVLGRMVRLARDEQFDDLVELCTSNGFVIPGRTVTAQEIADYLRPFTDPIRSESFHFTRAWLQKAAGTAAEFDSAQFRTVRALNMPAEYVMIFRVLGGLVGICAQLDAYAPYMAILTEWMPGFSAEV
- a CDS encoding mycoredoxin, with protein sequence MTTTENTASDNAAALTVYSTTWCGYCRRLKTQLDEAGIEYAEIDIEQDPKSAEFVGSVNNGNHIVPTVLFADGSTATNPTLAAVKRSLGL
- a CDS encoding ATP-dependent DNA helicase UvrD2, whose protein sequence is MMDAMSVDSMIAGLDPEQSAAVAAPRGPVCVLAGAGTGKTRTITRRIAHLVSAGHVSAGQVLAVTFTARAAGEMRGRLRELGVGGDGPPVQARTFHAAALRQLKYFWPQVVGDTGWQLLDRKFALVSQAAHRAGVSTSTDAVRDLAGEIEWAKGSLIAPEDYPAIAAKLRREVPMDAAKVSSVYAGYEDLKSHGGDGMLLDFDDLLLHTAAALEENSAVAQEFRERYRCFVVDEYQDVTPLQQRVLDAWLGERDDLTVVGDANQTIYSFTGATPRYLLDFSRRFPDATVVRLERDYRSTPEVVSLANRVIGAARGRIAGTRLQLIGQRPAGPEPEFSEYDDEPAEADGVARAIKRLISKGVAPAEIAVLYRINAQSEVHEQALTELQIPYQVRGGEGFFNRPEVRQGISALRSASGRDDLPEESTVGQGLPSLVRAVLAPLGLTATEPTGAQAREKWASLGGLVQVAEELVAQDPDLNLDRLLGELAARAEARHPPVVQGVTLASLHAAKGLEWDAVFIVGLVDGTLPISHALGNDPSANNDAAIEEERRLLYVGVTRAREHLHLSWALARNEGGRKSRRRSRFLGGLIPEDSPASRIAAPTTKKSGPKCRLCGKALLGTAATMLGRCESHPSDVDIALLDALKAWRLDMSRELKVPAYVVFSDMTLTAIAEQQPQDERGLVAIPGIGAKKLERFGEDVLAVVRESSSA